A single genomic interval of Acidobacteriota bacterium harbors:
- a CDS encoding betaine-aldehyde dehydrogenase: MATATPLQMQDAVSQFLATPRKLLIDGRWVAASSGKTFDSIDPATGEVLARVAEGDKADIDAAVKAARRAFENGPWTKMSASERGRIIWKIADLLEEHTEEFAELETLDNGKPISVSRVADVPLAVDLFRYMAGWSTKIEGNTIPIAGPFFAYTRREPIGVVGQIIPWNFPLLMAAWKLGPALATGCTVVLKPAEQTPLSAVRLGELAMEAGLPPGVLNIVTGFGETAGAALAAHPDVDKIAFTGSTEVGKLIVHAAAGNLKKVTLELGGKSPNIVFDDADVNKATAGAANAIFFNHGQCCCAGSRLFVEDKIFDKVVEGVSESAKKIRVGPGMNTDTQMGPLVSEEQFRRVCGYMEAGLNEGAKAVVGGKKVGNRGYFVEPTVLVNTNPKMKVVQEEIFGPVVTAMPFKSVGEIAAEANNTSYGLAAGIWTKDIGKAHALANKLKAGTVWINCYNVFDAAMPFGGYKQSGWGREMGKEALELYTETKAVCVKIN; the protein is encoded by the coding sequence ATGGCAACAGCAACTCCGCTGCAGATGCAAGATGCAGTCAGTCAATTCTTAGCAACCCCAAGGAAACTTCTAATCGACGGCAGATGGGTCGCTGCTTCGTCGGGTAAGACATTTGATTCCATCGATCCCGCAACAGGTGAAGTCCTCGCCCGAGTGGCTGAAGGCGACAAGGCAGATATCGATGCCGCGGTAAAGGCGGCGCGCCGCGCATTTGAGAATGGTCCCTGGACCAAGATGTCGGCGAGCGAGCGTGGTCGTATCATCTGGAAAATCGCCGATCTGCTCGAAGAGCACACTGAAGAATTCGCCGAACTTGAAACTCTGGACAACGGTAAGCCGATTTCGGTCTCGCGCGTTGCCGACGTTCCGCTCGCCGTCGATCTATTTCGCTACATGGCAGGATGGTCAACTAAGATCGAGGGCAACACGATTCCCATTGCGGGACCATTCTTCGCCTACACTCGACGTGAGCCTATCGGAGTCGTCGGACAGATCATCCCGTGGAACTTCCCGCTGCTGATGGCGGCATGGAAACTTGGACCTGCGCTCGCGACTGGATGCACCGTCGTTCTCAAACCGGCCGAGCAGACTCCTCTGTCTGCAGTGCGTCTGGGGGAACTGGCGATGGAAGCTGGACTTCCTCCCGGTGTGTTGAACATTGTCACCGGCTTCGGCGAAACTGCCGGCGCTGCGCTGGCAGCCCATCCAGATGTGGACAAGATCGCCTTCACCGGCTCTACCGAAGTCGGAAAGTTGATTGTTCACGCTGCCGCCGGAAATCTGAAGAAGGTGACTCTCGAGTTGGGCGGCAAGTCGCCGAACATCGTTTTTGACGATGCCGATGTGAACAAAGCGACTGCAGGCGCTGCCAACGCGATCTTCTTCAATCACGGACAATGCTGCTGCGCCGGCTCTCGTCTCTTCGTGGAAGACAAAATCTTCGACAAGGTAGTCGAGGGTGTGTCGGAATCGGCGAAAAAGATCCGTGTGGGTCCAGGTATGAACACCGACACGCAGATGGGACCGCTGGTTTCCGAAGAGCAGTTCCGGCGCGTGTGCGGCTACATGGAGGCAGGCCTGAATGAAGGTGCGAAGGCGGTGGTTGGTGGGAAGAAAGTCGGCAATCGTGGTTATTTCGTTGAGCCGACGGTTCTGGTCAACACCAATCCCAAAATGAAAGTGGTGCAAGAGGAGATTTTTGGGCCGGTGGTTACAGCGATGCCTTTCAAGAGTGTCGGCGAGATCGCCGCCGAAGCCAACAACACTAGCTATGGACTTGCGGCGGGCATTTGGACGAAAGACATCGGCAAAGCCCACGCTCTAGCGAATAAACTGAAGGCCGGTACGGTGTGGATCAACTGCTACAACGTCTTCGACGCGGCCATGCCTTTCGGCGGTTACAAGCAATCCGGATGGGGCCGTGAAATGGGTAAAGAAGCTCTGGAGCTCTACACCGAGACCAAAGCGGTTTGCGTGAAGATTAACTGA
- a CDS encoding isoprenyl transferase, protein MKHLQENSSNVDELSAKERAVYSRLNPGHVPQHIAIIMDGNGRWANRRHLPRFVGHRSGVQTVRGVVETAARIGLSYLTLYAFSAENWKRRPRTEVDFLMQLLRQYLKQEVPRLNRNNVRLTCIGRIHELPKTVQERLKWAEEATAGNTGMVLTLALNYGARAEIVDAFRAIITAARNNGGIDHLHIDEEVVSRHLYGTMPDPDLVIRTSGELRVSNFLLWQIAYAEIYVTGKLWPDFEGVDLLEAIADYQRRDRRYGGLSASSNGRAQRVSGNGTRPDDSLASELALHK, encoded by the coding sequence ATGAAGCACTTGCAAGAAAACAGTAGCAACGTCGATGAGCTGTCGGCAAAGGAGCGAGCGGTTTATTCGCGCCTCAACCCTGGCCACGTGCCGCAGCACATAGCGATCATCATGGATGGGAATGGACGCTGGGCGAACCGGCGACACTTGCCCCGGTTTGTGGGACATCGTAGCGGAGTTCAGACAGTACGAGGCGTAGTAGAGACTGCGGCGCGAATCGGTTTGTCTTACTTGACGCTATACGCGTTCTCCGCAGAGAACTGGAAGCGACGCCCGCGCACGGAAGTAGATTTTCTGATGCAGTTGCTGCGTCAGTACCTCAAGCAGGAAGTTCCGCGTCTGAATCGGAACAATGTGCGCCTTACGTGCATTGGCCGCATCCATGAGTTGCCGAAGACGGTGCAGGAACGACTGAAGTGGGCTGAAGAGGCGACTGCCGGCAATACAGGCATGGTTTTGACACTGGCGCTCAACTACGGAGCACGCGCAGAGATCGTGGACGCCTTCCGCGCAATCATCACTGCGGCCAGGAACAATGGCGGGATCGATCATCTCCACATCGATGAAGAAGTCGTGAGCCGTCATTTGTATGGCACGATGCCAGATCCCGATTTGGTAATTCGCACGAGTGGCGAGCTACGCGTCAGCAATTTTCTACTCTGGCAGATCGCGTATGCCGAAATTTATGTGACTGGCAAGTTGTGGCCTGATTTTGAAGGCGTTGATCTGCTTGAGGCTATCGCCGACTATCAACGTCGCGATCGGCGCTACGGTGGGCTCAGCGCTTCCTCCAACGGACGTGCTCAGCGCGTCTCTGGAAACGGTACTCGGCCGGATGATTCGCTCGCCAGCGAGCTGGCCCTGCACAAATAG
- a CDS encoding CDP-archaeol synthase, whose amino-acid sequence MQRVLTAIVLIPLVVLAVFKAPFWLFALILAIIALPCADEYLNIAAAHNLKPLRTLTYVAVLAVLGYYYVSVVIRQVRPLGLPGLQTLRDPWTQYQILLVMVSLMPFVLLVAAMQTEDLRQALPSAAVSYIALPYIGITLGFLLFTRGLIPDGAFAILYLLLVVWAGDICAYYVGGAIGRHRLAPRISPGKSWEGAAASIVGSMIAGTLMLVYNRPIAERLYDWKLLAGESVLSAKPSPAPNAIWMAILVSVSINIAAQLGDLVESMMKRGADIKDSGRLLPGHGGILDRVDALLLASPVLWYYCSFRKINF is encoded by the coding sequence ATGCAGCGCGTTCTCACCGCAATTGTCCTCATTCCTCTCGTAGTGCTGGCGGTTTTCAAAGCGCCGTTCTGGCTGTTTGCCCTCATTCTCGCCATCATCGCTTTGCCATGCGCAGATGAGTACTTGAACATTGCGGCTGCGCACAATCTGAAGCCGTTGCGGACACTCACGTACGTCGCTGTGCTCGCAGTGCTCGGCTACTATTATGTTTCGGTTGTGATCCGTCAGGTGCGTCCCCTGGGTTTACCAGGTTTGCAGACGCTGCGCGATCCCTGGACGCAATACCAGATTCTGCTCGTCATGGTGAGTCTCATGCCTTTTGTGTTGCTGGTGGCCGCTATGCAAACAGAAGACTTGCGTCAGGCGCTTCCTTCCGCGGCGGTGTCATACATCGCGCTGCCATATATCGGTATCACTTTGGGATTCCTCCTCTTTACTCGCGGTCTAATCCCGGATGGAGCATTCGCGATTCTTTATTTATTGCTCGTGGTGTGGGCAGGCGATATCTGCGCCTACTATGTGGGAGGCGCAATCGGTCGGCATCGATTGGCGCCGCGTATCAGTCCTGGCAAATCATGGGAGGGCGCGGCTGCGTCGATAGTTGGCAGTATGATCGCTGGAACCTTGATGTTGGTTTATAACCGTCCTATCGCCGAAAGGCTTTACGACTGGAAGCTATTGGCAGGTGAGAGCGTCCTTTCGGCGAAGCCGAGTCCCGCGCCCAATGCCATCTGGATGGCTATCTTAGTTTCGGTATCAATCAACATCGCTGCTCAGCTTGGGGACCTTGTGGAGTCAATGATGAAGCGCGGCGCCGACATCAAGGACTCGGGAAGACTACTTCCGGGACATGGCGGCATACTCGATCGAGTTGATGCCTTGCTGCTGGCGTCACCAGTACTGTGGTACTATTGTTCTTTCCGCAAAATAAACTTCTAG
- a CDS encoding 1-deoxy-D-xylulose-5-phosphate reductoisomerase codes for MLEVSPDSKRRIAILGSTGSIGVSTLKIVEAYPERFSVTSLAAGNNVEIAFEQCRRWQPKLISMATEERASELKNLLNAVGLRIPVLSAAAGTVQVATHHDADFVVSAIVGVAGLEATYEAVRAGKWVGLANKECLVAAGELITTEARRQQKPLLPIDSEHNAVHQCMRGGSLAEVTAVWLTASGGPFLNTPKSEFSNITVQQALNHPTWKMGKRITIDSATLMNKGFEVIEACRLFNLPPAQVKVIVHPQSTIHSLVEFRDGSILAQLSVTDMRLPILYALTYPERLESGLKFDLTSLRKLDFCAPDMEKFPCLKLAYEAAEAGGAKTIALNAADEVAVAAFLDGVIGFEEIPRTIKRVLDETTPSHPESIKQVLQIDVEARAFAAEVTGFEKPSFPALGVYTL; via the coding sequence CTGCTGGAAGTTTCTCCCGATTCCAAGCGCCGGATAGCCATCCTTGGTTCCACGGGATCCATCGGCGTCAGCACGCTAAAGATCGTTGAAGCTTACCCGGAACGCTTTAGCGTGACATCACTTGCGGCCGGGAACAATGTTGAAATTGCATTCGAGCAATGTCGCAGATGGCAGCCCAAGCTGATTTCAATGGCTACCGAGGAGCGAGCGTCTGAGCTGAAAAATCTGCTCAATGCGGTAGGTCTGCGGATTCCCGTTCTTTCCGCCGCGGCCGGCACAGTTCAGGTTGCCACTCATCATGACGCTGATTTTGTGGTGAGCGCCATCGTTGGTGTTGCTGGTCTGGAAGCGACGTATGAGGCAGTCCGGGCGGGGAAGTGGGTTGGACTGGCAAACAAAGAGTGTCTGGTAGCGGCTGGTGAATTGATTACCACCGAGGCTCGACGCCAGCAAAAGCCGCTACTCCCAATCGACAGCGAACACAACGCGGTCCACCAGTGCATGCGTGGAGGCAGTCTCGCTGAAGTCACAGCGGTGTGGCTGACAGCTTCCGGTGGCCCATTCCTGAACACCCCAAAGTCTGAATTCAGCAACATCACTGTGCAGCAGGCGCTCAATCATCCGACCTGGAAAATGGGGAAGCGGATCACCATTGATTCTGCAACTTTGATGAACAAGGGATTCGAAGTCATCGAAGCTTGCCGGCTTTTCAATCTGCCTCCCGCGCAGGTCAAGGTGATTGTCCATCCGCAATCAACGATTCACTCTTTGGTGGAATTCCGCGACGGCAGCATTCTTGCTCAACTGTCGGTGACAGACATGCGGCTTCCCATCCTGTATGCATTGACCTATCCGGAGCGGCTGGAATCAGGGTTGAAGTTCGACTTAACCAGCTTAAGAAAGCTCGATTTCTGTGCTCCTGATATGGAGAAATTCCCTTGCCTCAAACTAGCGTACGAAGCAGCCGAGGCCGGGGGAGCTAAAACCATTGCCCTCAATGCAGCCGATGAGGTTGCAGTTGCAGCGTTTTTGGACGGTGTGATCGGTTTTGAGGAGATCCCCAGGACAATAAAACGGGTGCTGGACGAAACTACTCCATCGCATCCTGAATCTATTAAACAAGTACTGCAGATTGATGTCGAAGCAAGGGCCTTTGCTGCCGAGGTGACAGGGTTCGAAAAGCCCTCATTCCCAGCATTGGGGGTGTACACTCTTTAA